The window GGGTACTGACTTTTTCTCTACTCTACGGCTTTATATCAGTTATTGCTTCGCTCCCAGGGTTTATCATATTCCTCCGGCGAGAAAGAACTCCGTAGATAAAAAATCATCCACTGCAATGATCAGCAGGTCCGCCCTTATATACCCCTAAGGCCAAGCCCAAAAGATTTCCTAAGAGATACAGCAACCCGCCTGCCCATAAGATATCACTGACAAAATGGCCCCCCTGAAGAATTCTGGCGATTCCAACCAAAATTCCGAAAAGCAACCCGCTCATTAAAAAGGCCTCAGCATAACGCGGTTTCTTATCTCGTAGGATAAACCAGGGAGCCATAAGAAAAAAAGCGATTGCAGCGTGACCGGAGGGGAAAGAGCTGTTACTGCCGCCGGTACCGGGCTGCCAAGATTGCGTGAATTCATACGTACCGCCGAATTCAACAATCTGGCGGGGTCGGGGGCGACCGAGATGCCCCTTGAGCACAACATTGATCACCAACCCCGGCCCGAGAGCAAGCAGGAGAAGAATAAAAACCGCCTTCTTGCGCCAGGGGGAGAACTGTGATTTGAAAAAACCGATCAACAGAACAAGCGAAGAGGAAACCGCAAGCAGCATAGCCGGAACCGGTGCAAGCTTATACAAGATATTCCAGGGAAAAAGATTGCCCACAGGCCATGCCCTGTCGCATTCAGGAAGAGCTGCGGCAATAACATGATCACGCGGGACAAGAGAGGTGATAAAACGATCAGCATCGGTGAGCCAGAGGATACCTGTGACCAACAGGAGTGCAGCAGTGACTGCTGCCGGTTCGATAAAGTTTTTTTTAAGCATAAGACGATTTGAAAGGGCAATAACAGTTCCATGCCTCTAACCGCGACAAAACTGTCTGCCCCTCCATTTAAGGAAGTCACGAGATGAAGCGGCTCAGTTTTCTGAACCGATATAACTTTTTTTATTTACAGACACAAAACAATAATACTATATTGGATCTCTGAATGCTAGAGGTTGCGTATTGATTCTTATGCTACCTTACCTTGACAGCATTTTTTTAGTGAAACACACGGGCGGGTAGCTCAGCTGGATAGAGTGTCGGCCTCCGAAGCCGAAGGTCGCGGGTTCGAATCCCGCCTCGCCTACCATGTAAAATTAGCTAGTTAAGATACCCCTCTTTAATCCTCCTTTTTTTATCCCCAGCACTATCCCCAGCAGACAAACGGATTTTCGGTTTATCTGTCCCAGCAGAGCCAAGCGCAAACCACCCCAAATTTTTTTCCGGGGTACTTCTCAGTTTTCTTTTTTTGGGAGAACAGCAGCCGTGAAAAAAGGCTATCTGTCAATGTGAGGAGAGAGACCTTCAGGCAGGGAAGGGACACGCGGAAAAATCATTCTCCGTTCTGGCTTTCTTCCAGAACAAAGCGAACGTTCAGATTTCTCAGCATGGTGAAACAGTCTGTATAATCGACTTCAAATACTTCGCAGATATTGGGGATAAGAATCTTTCTCTTTGCCACCGGGTTGTATGCCTCATGGGTTACCGTAATACAGCTGTTGACTTTGGCAAAGGCTATCAGCCAGGGATCGGCCCCTGAAAGAAATTCATCGGCTACATGCGGTTTGTAATTCTCCACGGCATAACTGGCAATTGAGCTGAATATTTCCTGAACAGCAGGTTCCGTCACATCGGCAAAGAAATGAGAGCCTTTTATCTCTTCAGCCCAATCTTTCAATTCATCGTTGCCGTTCCGTAACTCTTCAAAAACAGGATTAATAGAACCCACTGTCCCGACCCGAAAGACAAGCCAGTCCCAGAAACCGGGGCAGATAGAAAAATGGTAGTGAGCATTTTTGGCCTGAATAAATACGTTGCTGTCCAGACAGTAATCCATATTATTTTCCTGTCAGAAAGTCCGCATATTGTTTCAGGCCAGCCGGTTTGATCCCCAGCAGAGAACCGGCATCCCGCAACAGCAGTCTTCCTTCAAGGGCCGCAGCCGCTACAGCTTGGGAAAACAGGTTGCCGTTTCTGAACTTGCGCATGGTGTCAGATTTTGGACCGCCTGGACTTTCAGATAGTTTATTTTTCTTCTTTTGGTCATAGTGGACAGCCTGCCAATAAAAATCCTGCAACGTATCATAGGGCAACACGTCCAGATCGTATCCACGCCGGGCAATAACCAACTGACTGACCCGGTACTGTTGAGCAAGCAGGGCAATATTGTCCTGTGCCGGAATCTCGCTGTTCCAGTCCGTCAGAAATTGTGCTTCAGGTGCCAGCACCTCCGCAGCCGTCCTGTTGCAGAAGGTTTCCACCTTCTTTCCGCGTTTGCCTTTTTTCTCTTTGTTCAGCAGCGGATTAGAAACCCCGCTCTGTCCGATCCAGAGATGAACCAGCTCATGGGCAAGGGTGAAGATTTGGGCGGATTTGGCATCGCGGGAGTTGATGAAGATAAGCGGTGCAACCGGGTCACTGAGGGCAAAGCCCCGGAACTCATCAACGGAGAGCGGGCGGTGGGTGTTGTTGCCGACAATGGAATTACGCATAACAAGAATACCGGCATTCTCGGCCTGTTCAATCAGGCAGGTGATGAACTGTTCCCAATTTCGGGCGGAACTGCGGGCCTCATCGACAGACAGCACCTGCCGTATATCCTCCGCCACCACCCGGTAATCATCCGTCATGGAGAATTTACCGATAAAGGGCAACGGCTGTGCGCCCTCCTGCATACGGTATTCCCGGAACCAATCCTGTTTACGCAGAATATCGTTGTACAGGTCAAGAAAATCAGGGCTGAAACCGGGCATAGTTCTGCTGCCCACAGTCCGCAGGTCGGGTATATCCGGCTCCTGTTTCGGCGGTGCAGGCAGAAAGAAGTACCCGAACGGCACATGAAATGCCTTGGCAAGGAGTTGCGCCTGTCGGAAGGTCGGTCTTTTTTGGCCTTCCTCCCAAGCAAGGAACTGCTCTGGACGCACCTTTACCTTATGCGCAGCAGCATCCGTGCTGAACTGCGCCCGTTTTCTTGCCCAACTGAGCACATGCGGAGTAATAAAGGCTTCAGGCATGGTGTATCAACCTGTTCGTATTTTTTGCGGGTTTTGTCGTGTCACACAAATATACTACCCGATTTTACAGGAGATGGAAACGGGGTTCACTGTGAGGAAGGTATTCTTTTGCGCTGTGTTACTGCGGATCATCCGGGCACCAGGCCGCTGAAGAAACGCTTCAGCTCCACCTGTGCCTGTCCTCATGTATACAAAAAGCTGTTTTCCTATACACGACAACCTGCTGATGTATAGAAAATCGCTTTTTCTATACATGACGGCATAAAGTGGAACTG is drawn from Candidatus Electrothrix rattekaaiensis and contains these coding sequences:
- a CDS encoding DUF4411 family protein, producing MDYCLDSNVFIQAKNAHYHFSICPGFWDWLVFRVGTVGSINPVFEELRNGNDELKDWAEEIKGSHFFADVTEPAVQEIFSSIASYAVENYKPHVADEFLSGADPWLIAFAKVNSCITVTHEAYNPVAKRKILIPNICEVFEVDYTDCFTMLRNLNVRFVLEESQNGE
- a CDS encoding XRE family transcriptional regulator, encoding MPEAFITPHVLSWARKRAQFSTDAAAHKVKVRPEQFLAWEEGQKRPTFRQAQLLAKAFHVPFGYFFLPAPPKQEPDIPDLRTVGSRTMPGFSPDFLDLYNDILRKQDWFREYRMQEGAQPLPFIGKFSMTDDYRVVAEDIRQVLSVDEARSSARNWEQFITCLIEQAENAGILVMRNSIVGNNTHRPLSVDEFRGFALSDPVAPLIFINSRDAKSAQIFTLAHELVHLWIGQSGVSNPLLNKEKKGKRGKKVETFCNRTAAEVLAPEAQFLTDWNSEIPAQDNIALLAQQYRVSQLVIARRGYDLDVLPYDTLQDFYWQAVHYDQKKKNKLSESPGGPKSDTMRKFRNGNLFSQAVAAAALEGRLLLRDAGSLLGIKPAGLKQYADFLTGK
- a CDS encoding phosphatase PAP2 family protein → MLKKNFIEPAAVTAALLLVTGILWLTDADRFITSLVPRDHVIAAALPECDRAWPVGNLFPWNILYKLAPVPAMLLAVSSSLVLLIGFFKSQFSPWRKKAVFILLLLALGPGLVINVVLKGHLGRPRPRQIVEFGGTYEFTQSWQPGTGGSNSSFPSGHAAIAFFLMAPWFILRDKKPRYAEAFLMSGLLFGILVGIARILQGGHFVSDILWAGGLLYLLGNLLGLALGVYKGGPADHCSG